The following coding sequences lie in one Klebsiella huaxiensis genomic window:
- the hypD gene encoding hydrogenase formation protein HypD: MRFVDEYRAPEQVMQLVEHLQQRARLLPHTAERPLRIMEVCGGHTHAIFKFGLDQLLPENIEFIHGPGCPVCVLPMGRIDACIDIASRPGVIFCTFGDAMRVPGKSGSLLQAKSRGADVRIVYSPMDALKLAQQNPEREVVFFGLGFETTMPATALTLRQARERGVENFYFFCQHITLLPTLRSLLDQPDNGIDAFLAPGHVSMVIGTEAYGFIASDYHRPLVVAGFEPLDLLQGAVMLVEQTIARHSEVENQYRRVVPDEGNPLAQSAIADVFCLSGDSEWRGLGVINDSGVHLTAAYQRFDAEAHFRPAPQRVCDDPHARCGEVLTGRCKPHQCPLFGNTCNPQSAFGALMVSSEGACAAWYQYRSQEVEA; the protein is encoded by the coding sequence ATGCGTTTTGTTGATGAATACCGCGCCCCGGAGCAGGTGATGCAGTTGGTGGAACATCTCCAGCAGCGCGCGCGCCTGCTACCGCATACCGCCGAACGTCCGCTGCGCATAATGGAAGTGTGCGGCGGTCATACCCACGCCATCTTTAAATTTGGCCTCGACCAGCTGCTGCCGGAAAACATCGAGTTTATTCACGGCCCCGGCTGCCCGGTGTGCGTCTTGCCGATGGGGCGTATCGACGCCTGTATCGATATCGCCAGCCGTCCGGGGGTGATTTTCTGCACCTTCGGCGATGCCATGCGCGTGCCGGGAAAAAGCGGTTCGCTGCTGCAGGCAAAATCGCGCGGGGCCGACGTGCGGATTGTCTATTCGCCGATGGACGCCCTGAAGCTGGCGCAGCAGAACCCTGAACGTGAAGTGGTGTTTTTCGGTCTCGGCTTTGAAACCACCATGCCCGCCACCGCCCTGACCTTGCGTCAGGCCCGCGAGCGCGGCGTCGAGAACTTTTACTTTTTCTGCCAGCACATTACCTTGCTGCCGACCCTGCGCAGCCTGCTCGACCAGCCGGATAACGGTATCGACGCTTTTCTCGCCCCCGGCCACGTCAGCATGGTCATCGGTACCGAAGCCTACGGATTTATCGCCAGCGACTATCATCGTCCATTAGTGGTGGCCGGATTCGAACCGCTTGATCTACTGCAAGGCGCGGTGATGCTGGTTGAGCAGACAATAGCGCGGCACAGCGAAGTGGAAAACCAGTACCGCAGGGTGGTGCCTGATGAAGGCAACCCGTTGGCGCAGTCGGCCATCGCCGACGTTTTCTGCCTCAGCGGCGACAGCGAGTGGCGCGGTCTGGGGGTGATTAACGACTCCGGCGTGCACCTGACGGCCGCGTATCAGCGTTTCGACGCAGAAGCGCATTTCCGCCCGGCGCCGCAGCGGGTCTGCGACGATCCGCACGCCCGCTGCGGCGAGGTGCTGACCGGCCGCTGTAAACCGCACCAGTGCCCGCTGTTCGGCAATACCTGCAACCCGCAAAGCGCATTCGGCGCGCTGATGGTCTCATCGGAAGGCGCTTGCGCCGCCTGGTATCAATATCGCAGTCAGGAAGTAGAAGCATGA
- a CDS encoding HypC/HybG/HupF family hydrogenase formation chaperone, which yields MCIGIPGQICAIDGNLAKVEVCGIQREVDLTLVGAVDDRGQPRLGQWVLVHVGFAMSVINEAEARDTLEALQNMFEVEPDVGALLYGEER from the coding sequence ATGTGCATAGGTATTCCGGGACAAATCTGCGCCATTGACGGCAATCTGGCGAAGGTCGAAGTGTGCGGCATTCAGCGCGAAGTCGACCTGACTCTGGTGGGCGCGGTTGACGATCGCGGCCAGCCGCGTCTCGGCCAGTGGGTGCTGGTGCACGTCGGCTTCGCCATGAGCGTAATAAACGAGGCCGAAGCCCGAGACACTCTTGAAGCGCTGCAAAATATGTTTGAAGTGGAGCCGGACGTCGGCGCACTGCTGTACGGCGAGGAGCGGTAA
- a CDS encoding formate hydrogenlyase complex iron-sulfur subunit: MFTFIKKVIKTGTATHSYPLEPMPVDKNFRGKPEHNPQQCIGCAACVNACPSNALTVETDLTTNQLAWQFNLGRCIFCGRCEEVCPTAAIKLSQEYELAVWKKEDFLQQSRFDICHCRVCERPFAVQKEIDYAIALLKHNGDTRAELHRESFETCPECKRQKCLVPSDRIELTRHMREAS; this comes from the coding sequence ATGTTTACCTTTATTAAAAAAGTCATCAAAACCGGCACCGCGACGCACTCGTATCCGCTGGAGCCGATGCCGGTGGATAAAAATTTCCGCGGCAAACCGGAGCATAATCCGCAGCAATGTATCGGCTGCGCCGCCTGCGTTAACGCCTGTCCGTCGAACGCCCTGACGGTAGAAACCGATCTCACCACCAACCAGCTGGCGTGGCAGTTCAACCTTGGGCGCTGCATCTTTTGCGGGCGCTGCGAAGAAGTCTGTCCGACGGCGGCAATCAAGCTCTCTCAGGAGTACGAGCTGGCGGTGTGGAAGAAAGAGGATTTTCTCCAGCAATCGCGTTTCGACATCTGCCACTGCCGGGTGTGCGAACGCCCGTTCGCCGTGCAAAAAGAGATCGACTACGCCATCGCGCTGCTTAAGCACAACGGCGACACCCGCGCCGAGCTGCATCGCGAAAGCTTTGAGACCTGCCCGGAGTGCAAACGCCAGAAATGTCTGGTGCCGTCCGACCGTATTGAACTGACTCGCCATATGAGAGAGGCCAGCTGA
- the hycC gene encoding formate hydrogenlyase subunit 3, translating into MSVISLVNQAVVWYAASAVLAFLFTMRKPLSGAIAGIGGAVASIMLVLAGGTALLMPERISGGMLQMLHLTMRVGGVNALWLLAIGLSALPISLFNISWHRHPQVKANGLLVNLLLAAATCAVVVTNFGALVVMAEIMALCAAFLTGCAQSGKLWFALGRLGTLLMAWSCWLVWSFYGTLELAQITQLAMAAPQNALLWLPGLVGFALLAGVIPLHGWAPQAHAGASAPAAALFSTVVMKVGLYGILTVSLAGSVPPLWWGVMLLVLGMITAFIGGLYALMEHNIQRLLAYHTLENIGIILLGLGAFVTGVATHNPTLMVLGFIGGMYHLINHSLFKTTLFLGAGAVWFRTGHRDIEKLGGIGKKMPLISLSMLVGLMAMAALPPLNGFAGEWVIYQSFFKLSTGDAFIGRLLGPLLAVGLAITGALAVMCMAKVYGVTFLGAPRSKEAENATCAPWLMTFSVVLAAVCCVIGGIAAPWLLPLVSGAFPVQAEVSSVVSQPLIAILLIACPLLPLLLMIFFKGDRLPARSRGAAWVCGYDHEKSMVVTAHGFAMPVKEAFAPMLKLRHWLNPVRLVPGWQNASAPALFRGVALVELAVLVVIVVSRGA; encoded by the coding sequence ATGAGTGTGATTTCATTAGTGAATCAGGCTGTGGTCTGGTACGCCGCCAGCGCGGTGCTGGCATTTCTGTTCACCATGCGTAAACCGCTGAGCGGGGCGATTGCCGGGATTGGCGGCGCGGTCGCCAGCATCATGCTGGTACTGGCAGGTGGAACGGCGCTGCTGATGCCGGAGCGCATCAGCGGCGGTATGTTGCAGATGCTGCATTTGACCATGCGGGTTGGCGGCGTCAACGCGCTGTGGCTGCTGGCGATTGGCCTGTCGGCGCTGCCGATTTCGCTGTTCAATATCTCCTGGCATCGCCATCCGCAGGTCAAAGCGAACGGCCTGCTGGTGAACCTGTTGCTGGCCGCTGCGACCTGCGCGGTGGTGGTGACGAACTTCGGCGCGCTGGTGGTGATGGCGGAGATTATGGCGCTCTGCGCGGCGTTTCTTACCGGCTGCGCGCAGTCCGGCAAGCTGTGGTTTGCGCTGGGTCGACTCGGTACGCTGCTCATGGCATGGAGCTGCTGGCTGGTGTGGTCGTTCTACGGCACCCTTGAACTGGCGCAGATCACCCAACTGGCGATGGCTGCGCCACAAAACGCGCTGCTGTGGCTGCCGGGCCTGGTGGGTTTTGCGCTGCTGGCCGGGGTTATCCCGCTGCACGGCTGGGCACCGCAGGCTCACGCGGGCGCGAGCGCTCCGGCTGCTGCGCTGTTCTCGACGGTGGTAATGAAGGTCGGTCTCTACGGCATCCTGACGGTGTCTCTGGCCGGGAGCGTACCGCCGCTGTGGTGGGGCGTAATGCTGCTGGTGCTGGGGATGATCACCGCGTTTATCGGCGGATTGTACGCGCTGATGGAGCACAATATTCAGCGTTTGCTGGCGTACCACACCCTGGAAAACATCGGCATTATCCTGCTCGGCCTCGGGGCGTTCGTCACCGGCGTCGCTACCCATAACCCGACCCTGATGGTGCTGGGCTTTATCGGCGGCATGTATCACCTGATCAACCATAGCTTGTTTAAAACCACGCTGTTTCTCGGCGCGGGGGCGGTGTGGTTCCGCACCGGTCATCGTGATATCGAGAAGCTCGGTGGGATCGGCAAAAAAATGCCGCTGATTTCGCTCTCTATGCTGGTGGGGCTGATGGCGATGGCTGCGCTGCCGCCGCTGAACGGTTTTGCCGGGGAGTGGGTTATCTATCAATCCTTCTTCAAGCTAAGTACTGGCGATGCCTTTATTGGCCGTCTGCTGGGGCCGCTGCTGGCGGTAGGGCTGGCAATTACCGGCGCGCTGGCGGTGATGTGTATGGCGAAAGTCTACGGCGTCACCTTCCTTGGCGCACCGCGCAGCAAAGAGGCGGAGAATGCCACCTGCGCACCGTGGCTGATGACCTTTAGCGTGGTGCTGGCTGCGGTCTGCTGCGTGATTGGCGGGATTGCCGCGCCGTGGTTGCTGCCGCTGGTGAGCGGGGCGTTCCCGGTTCAGGCGGAAGTCTCCAGCGTCGTGTCCCAGCCGCTGATCGCCATTCTGCTGATTGCCTGCCCGCTGCTGCCGCTGCTGCTGATGATCTTCTTCAAAGGCGACCGCCTGCCTGCGCGCTCTCGCGGTGCGGCCTGGGTCTGCGGCTACGACCATGAAAAATCAATGGTGGTGACCGCCCACGGTTTCGCTATGCCGGTGAAAGAAGCCTTTGCGCCGATGCTGAAGCTGCGCCACTGGCTAAACCCGGTACGCCTGGTTCCCGGCTGGCAGAACGCGTCCGCACCCGCGCTGTTTCGCGGCGTGGCGCTGGTTGAGCTGGCGGTGCTGGTGGTGATTGTGGTTTCCCGAGGAGCCTGA
- the hycA gene encoding formate hydrogenlyase regulator HycA, which yields MTIWELSEKADYIADRHRQHQEQWHTYCNSLVQGITLSKARLHHAMSCAPDKELCFVLFGHFQVYVALAEGFNSHTIEYYVESKDGDDRRLIAQATLGSDGTIDGRISNRSREQVLEHYLATIASVYDRLYEAMEQDQPVDLSHLTLAR from the coding sequence ATGACTATTTGGGAATTAAGTGAAAAGGCGGATTACATCGCCGATCGTCACCGCCAGCATCAGGAGCAGTGGCATACCTACTGCAACTCGCTGGTTCAGGGGATAACCCTGTCGAAAGCGCGTCTGCATCACGCCATGAGCTGCGCGCCGGATAAAGAACTGTGCTTCGTTCTGTTTGGCCATTTTCAGGTCTACGTGGCGCTGGCGGAGGGCTTTAACAGCCACACCATCGAATATTACGTAGAAAGCAAAGACGGTGACGACAGACGTCTGATTGCGCAGGCTACGCTGGGCTCAGACGGCACCATTGATGGCCGGATCAGCAACCGCTCCCGCGAGCAGGTTCTGGAGCACTATCTGGCGACGATCGCCAGCGTTTATGACCGCCTTTATGAGGCTATGGAACAAGACCAGCCGGTGGATTTAAGCCACCTGACGCTGGCCCGTTAA
- a CDS encoding NADH-quinone oxidoreductase subunit B family protein, with protein sequence MSNLLGPRDENGIPVPMTVDESIASMKTALLKKIKRSAYVYRVDCGGCNGCEIEIFATLSPLFDAERFGIKVVPSPRHADILLFTGAVTRAMRSPALRAWQSAPDPKICISYGACGNSGGIFHDLYCVWGGTDKIVPVDVYIPGCPPTPAATLYGFAMALGLLEQKIHARLPGEQDEQAAEILHPDMVQPLRVRIDREARRLAGYRYGRQIADDYMRLLGQGDNQVVRWLEVEKDPRLTEIVTHLNQVVEGARIR encoded by the coding sequence ATGAGCAATTTATTAGGCCCGCGCGATGAAAACGGCATTCCGGTGCCGATGACGGTGGATGAATCCATCGCCAGCATGAAAACCGCGTTGCTGAAGAAAATTAAGCGCTCCGCCTACGTCTACCGCGTCGACTGCGGCGGCTGCAATGGCTGCGAAATCGAGATTTTCGCCACCCTGTCGCCGCTGTTTGATGCCGAGCGTTTTGGGATCAAAGTGGTCCCTTCGCCGCGCCACGCCGATATTCTGCTGTTCACCGGAGCGGTGACCCGCGCGATGCGTTCGCCTGCATTACGTGCCTGGCAGTCTGCGCCGGATCCGAAAATTTGTATCTCCTACGGCGCATGCGGCAACAGCGGCGGCATCTTCCATGACCTCTACTGCGTGTGGGGCGGGACCGACAAAATCGTGCCGGTAGATGTTTATATTCCCGGCTGCCCGCCGACGCCAGCCGCGACGCTGTACGGCTTCGCCATGGCGCTGGGCCTGCTGGAGCAGAAAATCCACGCTCGCCTGCCGGGTGAACAGGACGAACAGGCGGCTGAGATTCTTCACCCGGACATGGTGCAGCCGCTGCGTGTGCGTATCGACCGCGAAGCGCGTCGCCTTGCGGGCTATCGCTACGGTCGCCAGATTGCCGACGACTACATGCGCCTGCTCGGACAGGGCGATAATCAGGTGGTGCGCTGGCTGGAGGTGGAGAAAGATCCGCGTCTGACCGAGATCGTCACCCATCTGAACCAGGTGGTAGAGGGAGCGCGTATCCGATGA
- a CDS encoding respiratory chain complex I subunit 1 family protein: MSVLIALLQALVLFAAAPLLSGITRVARARLHNRRGPGVLQEYRDILKLLGRQSIGPDASGWVFRLTPYVMVGVMLTIATALPVVTVDSPMTGLGDLITLIYLFAIARFFFAISGLDTGSPFTAIGASREAMLGVLVEPILLLGLWVAAQVAGSTHISSITDTIYHWPAARSIPLVLALCACAFATFIEMGKLPFDLAEAEQELQEGPLSEYSGSGFGVLKWGISLKQLVVLQMFVGVFIPWGQMTSFSVGGLLLALVVAVVKLVVGVLIIALFENSMARLRLDITGRITWTGFGLAFLAFVSLLVA, from the coding sequence ATGAGTGTATTAATTGCATTGTTGCAGGCGCTGGTGCTGTTTGCCGCCGCGCCGCTGTTGTCCGGGATCACCCGCGTTGCGCGCGCACGTCTGCATAACCGCCGCGGTCCCGGCGTATTGCAGGAGTATCGGGATATCCTGAAACTGCTGGGCCGTCAGAGTATTGGCCCGGATGCCTCCGGCTGGGTGTTCCGTCTGACGCCGTACGTGATGGTCGGCGTGATGCTGACCATCGCCACCGCGCTGCCGGTGGTCACCGTTGACTCGCCAATGACGGGGTTGGGTGACCTGATTACCCTGATCTACCTGTTCGCTATCGCCCGTTTCTTCTTCGCCATTTCTGGCCTGGATACCGGTAGCCCGTTTACCGCTATCGGGGCCAGCCGCGAAGCGATGCTCGGCGTGCTGGTGGAGCCGATTCTTTTGCTCGGCCTGTGGGTCGCGGCGCAGGTCGCGGGTTCCACCCATATCAGCAGCATCACCGACACCATTTATCACTGGCCTGCCGCGCGCAGTATTCCGCTGGTTCTGGCGCTGTGCGCCTGCGCCTTCGCCACCTTTATCGAAATGGGCAAGCTGCCGTTCGACCTGGCGGAAGCGGAGCAGGAGCTTCAGGAAGGTCCGCTCTCAGAATACAGCGGAAGCGGCTTCGGCGTGCTGAAGTGGGGCATCAGCCTTAAACAGCTGGTGGTGTTGCAGATGTTTGTCGGCGTGTTTATCCCGTGGGGGCAGATGACCAGTTTTAGCGTCGGCGGTCTGCTGCTGGCGTTGGTGGTTGCCGTCGTCAAGCTGGTGGTTGGCGTACTGATTATCGCCCTGTTCGAAAACAGCATGGCGCGTCTGCGCCTGGATATCACCGGGCGCATTACCTGGACCGGGTTCGGTTTAGCCTTTTTAGCCTTCGTCTCCTTGCTGGTGGCGTGA
- the hypE gene encoding hydrogenase expression/formation protein HypE: MKSIQLAHGSGGQAMQQLIASLFMQAFANHWLAEQEDQARLDLADLMAQGDRLAFSTDSYVIDPLFFPGGNIGKLAVCGTANDVAVSGAIPRYLSCGFILEEGLEMATLEAVVNSMAQTAREAGIAIVTGDTKVVPRGAADKLFINTAGIGVIPTGIRWGAQQISAGDVLLVSGTLGDHGATILNLREEMGLDGALSSDCAVLTPLIQPLRELPGVKALRDATRGGVNAVAHEFAAASGYGIELHEQKLPVNDTVRGVCELLGLDALNFANEGKLVIAVAREAAESVLAHLRSHPLGRDAAIIGDVVERRGVRSIGLYGVKRTLDLPHAEPLPRIC, from the coding sequence ATGAAAAGCATTCAGTTAGCCCACGGTAGCGGCGGTCAGGCGATGCAGCAGCTGATCGCCTCCCTGTTTATGCAGGCTTTCGCCAATCACTGGCTGGCGGAGCAGGAGGATCAGGCGCGTCTCGATCTCGCCGATCTTATGGCCCAGGGCGATCGACTGGCTTTTTCCACCGACAGCTACGTTATCGATCCGCTGTTTTTCCCCGGCGGCAATATTGGCAAGCTGGCGGTCTGCGGCACGGCCAATGATGTGGCGGTGAGCGGCGCGATCCCGCGCTACCTCTCCTGCGGGTTTATTCTCGAAGAGGGGCTGGAGATGGCCACTCTCGAAGCCGTGGTGAACAGCATGGCGCAGACCGCGCGGGAAGCCGGTATCGCCATTGTTACCGGCGATACCAAAGTGGTGCCGCGCGGGGCAGCGGATAAGCTATTTATTAATACCGCTGGGATCGGCGTCATCCCCACCGGTATTCGCTGGGGCGCACAGCAGATTAGCGCCGGCGATGTCCTGCTGGTCAGCGGCACGCTTGGCGATCATGGCGCGACGATCCTCAACCTGCGCGAAGAAATGGGGCTGGATGGTGCGCTGTCCAGCGATTGCGCGGTATTGACACCATTAATTCAGCCCCTGCGCGAGCTGCCTGGCGTCAAAGCGCTGCGCGATGCGACCCGCGGCGGCGTTAATGCAGTGGCCCACGAGTTCGCCGCCGCCAGCGGCTACGGGATTGAGCTGCATGAGCAGAAGCTGCCGGTGAACGATACCGTACGCGGCGTGTGCGAGCTGCTGGGGCTGGACGCGCTTAATTTTGCCAATGAAGGTAAGCTGGTGATTGCCGTTGCCCGCGAGGCGGCGGAAAGCGTACTTGCGCATTTACGGTCTCACCCGCTAGGACGAGATGCGGCGATAATCGGCGACGTTGTAGAACGCCGGGGAGTGCGATCCATTGGCCTGTACGGCGTGAAGCGCACGCTCGACCTTCCCCACGCCGAGCCGCTGCCGCGCATTTGTTAA
- the hypA gene encoding hydrogenase maturation nickel metallochaperone HypA → MHEITLSQRALEIIEQQAQQAGARRVTGVWLKVGAFSCVEASALTFCFELVCRGTLAEGCELHIAEQQAECWCETCQQYVHLISQHVRRCPQCQNDQLQIVADDGLQIQRIEVDQE, encoded by the coding sequence ATGCACGAAATCACTCTAAGCCAGCGGGCGCTGGAAATTATCGAACAGCAAGCGCAGCAGGCCGGCGCACGTCGGGTAACCGGCGTGTGGCTGAAGGTCGGGGCTTTCTCCTGCGTGGAAGCCAGCGCGCTGACCTTCTGCTTTGAGCTGGTGTGCCGCGGCACGCTGGCGGAAGGCTGCGAACTGCATATCGCCGAACAACAGGCTGAATGCTGGTGTGAAACCTGTCAACAGTACGTGCATCTTATCTCGCAGCACGTCCGCCGCTGCCCGCAGTGCCAGAACGACCAGCTGCAAATTGTGGCAGATGACGGCTTACAGATTCAGCGAATAGAAGTAGATCAGGAGTAA
- a CDS encoding 4Fe-4S dicluster domain-containing protein has product MNRFVIADSTVCIGCRTCEAACAETHRQQGLQSMPRLRLMRNEKESAPQMCHHCEDAPCAAVCPVNAINRVDGAVQLNESLCVSCKLCGIACPFGAIEFSGSRPLDIPANANTPMAPAAPPAPARVSSLLDWVPGVRAIAVKCDLCHFDEQGPACVRTCPTKALLLVDIRDIALASKRKRQLTFNTDLGDLSLFQAQQGDVK; this is encoded by the coding sequence GTGAACCGTTTTGTAATTGCTGACTCCACCGTCTGTATCGGCTGCCGTACCTGCGAAGCCGCCTGCGCTGAGACTCACCGCCAGCAGGGCCTGCAATCCATGCCCCGGCTGCGGTTAATGCGCAATGAGAAAGAATCTGCGCCGCAGATGTGCCACCACTGTGAAGATGCGCCCTGCGCCGCCGTCTGCCCGGTAAACGCTATTAATCGCGTCGATGGCGCGGTGCAGCTCAACGAGAGCCTGTGCGTGAGCTGCAAGCTGTGCGGCATTGCCTGCCCGTTCGGCGCCATTGAGTTTTCCGGCAGCCGTCCGCTGGATATTCCGGCTAACGCCAACACGCCAATGGCACCCGCCGCGCCACCAGCCCCGGCCCGCGTCAGCTCGCTGCTTGACTGGGTTCCCGGCGTGCGCGCCATCGCCGTCAAATGCGACCTGTGCCACTTCGATGAGCAGGGCCCCGCGTGCGTACGCACCTGCCCGACTAAAGCGCTGCTGTTGGTGGATATCCGCGATATCGCCCTGGCCAGCAAGCGGAAACGGCAGCTGACCTTTAATACCGACCTCGGCGATCTGTCGCTGTTCCAGGCGCAACAAGGGGACGTGAAATGA
- the hycE gene encoding formate hydrogenlyase subunit HycE — MSEEKIGQHYLAALHQAFPGVVLDEAWQTKDQLTVTVKVNYLPEVVEFLYYKQGGWLSVLFGNDERKLNGHYAVYYVLSMEQGTKCWITVRVEVDANKPEYPSVTPRVPAAVWGEREVRDMYGLVPVGLPDERRLVLPDDWPDELYPLRKDSMDYRQRPAPTTDAETYEFINELGTKKNNVVPIGPLHVTSDEPGHFRLFVDGENIIDADYRLFYVHRGMEKLAETRMGYNEVTFLSDRVCGICGFAHSTAYTTSVENAMGIVVPERAQMIRAILLEVERLHSHLLNLGLACHFTGFDSGFMQFFRVRETSMKMAEILTGARKTYGLNLIGGIRRDLLKEDMIQTRQLAQQMRRDVQELVDMLLSTPNMEQRTVGIGRLDPQIARDFSNVGPMVRASGHARDTRADHPFVGYGLLPMIVHSEQGCDVISRLKVRINEVYTALNMIDFGLDNLPGGPLAVEGFTYIPHRFALGFSEAPRGDDIHWSMTGDNQKLYRWRCRAATYANWPTLRYMLRGNTVSDAPLIIGSLDPCYSCTDRMTVVDVRKKKSKVVPYKELERYSIERKNSPLK; from the coding sequence ATGTCTGAAGAAAAAATCGGTCAACACTATCTCGCCGCACTGCATCAGGCTTTTCCGGGCGTGGTGCTGGATGAAGCCTGGCAGACCAAAGACCAGCTTACGGTGACGGTGAAGGTCAACTATCTACCGGAAGTGGTCGAGTTCCTTTACTACAAGCAGGGCGGCTGGCTGTCGGTGCTGTTTGGCAACGATGAGCGCAAGCTGAACGGCCACTACGCCGTCTACTACGTGCTGTCGATGGAACAGGGGACGAAGTGCTGGATCACCGTGCGCGTGGAAGTGGATGCCAATAAACCGGAGTATCCGTCGGTGACGCCACGCGTGCCTGCGGCGGTCTGGGGCGAGCGCGAAGTGCGCGATATGTACGGCCTGGTGCCGGTTGGGCTGCCGGACGAACGCCGCCTGGTGCTGCCGGACGATTGGCCGGATGAGCTGTATCCACTGCGTAAAGACAGCATGGATTACCGTCAGCGCCCGGCACCGACCACCGATGCTGAAACCTATGAATTCATTAATGAACTGGGTACGAAAAAGAACAACGTGGTGCCGATTGGCCCGCTGCACGTGACTTCCGATGAACCGGGCCACTTCCGCCTGTTCGTTGACGGCGAAAATATTATCGACGCCGACTATCGCCTGTTCTATGTCCATCGCGGGATGGAAAAGCTGGCGGAAACCCGCATGGGCTACAACGAAGTCACCTTCCTGTCGGATCGCGTGTGCGGCATCTGCGGCTTTGCCCACAGTACCGCCTACACCACCTCCGTAGAGAACGCGATGGGCATCGTGGTGCCGGAACGTGCGCAGATGATCCGCGCCATTCTGCTGGAAGTTGAGCGTCTGCACTCGCACCTGCTCAACCTCGGCCTGGCCTGCCACTTCACCGGCTTCGACTCCGGGTTTATGCAGTTCTTCCGCGTGCGCGAAACGTCGATGAAGATGGCGGAAATTCTCACCGGGGCGCGTAAAACTTACGGTCTGAACCTGATTGGCGGCATCCGTCGCGACCTGCTGAAAGAGGACATGATCCAGACCCGTCAGCTGGCGCAGCAGATGCGCCGCGACGTGCAGGAGCTGGTGGATATGCTGCTCAGCACGCCGAATATGGAGCAGCGCACCGTGGGCATTGGTCGTCTCGACCCGCAGATCGCCCGCGACTTCAGCAACGTCGGCCCGATGGTGCGCGCCAGCGGCCATGCCCGCGACACCCGCGCCGATCACCCGTTCGTCGGTTACGGCCTGCTGCCGATGATCGTGCACAGCGAGCAGGGCTGCGACGTGATTTCTCGCCTGAAGGTGCGCATCAACGAAGTCTACACCGCGCTGAACATGATCGACTTTGGCCTCGATAACCTGCCGGGCGGCCCACTAGCGGTAGAAGGTTTCACCTATATTCCGCACCGCTTCGCGCTGGGTTTCTCGGAAGCGCCGCGCGGGGATGATATCCACTGGAGCATGACCGGCGATAACCAGAAGCTGTACCGCTGGCGCTGCCGGGCGGCAACCTACGCCAACTGGCCGACCCTGCGCTATATGCTGCGCGGCAACACCGTGTCCGACGCGCCGCTGATTATCGGCAGCCTCGATCCTTGCTACTCCTGTACCGACCGCATGACCGTGGTCGATGTGCGCAAGAAGAAGAGCAAAGTGGTGCCGTACAAAGAGCTGGAGCGCTACAGCATCGAGCGTAAGAACTCGCCGCTGAAATAA
- the hypB gene encoding hydrogenase nickel incorporation protein HypB codes for MCTTCGCGEGNLYIEGDEHNPHSAFRSAPFAPAPRPMMNITGVKTDNFSPTRSDVGDLHYGHGEAGTHAPGQSQRRMLEVEIDVLDKNNRLAARNRARFAAKNQLVLNLVSSPGSGKTTLLTETLLRLKEKTACAVIEGDQQTVNDAARIRATGTPAIQVNTGKGCHLDAQMIADAAPRLPLADNGILFIENVGNLVCPAGFDLGERHKVAVLSVTEGEDKPLKYPHMFAAASLMLLNKVDLLPYLNFDVEKCLACAREVNPNIEIILLSATSGEGMGQWLNWLETQQCA; via the coding sequence ATGTGTACAACCTGCGGCTGCGGCGAAGGCAACCTCTATATAGAAGGCGACGAACATAACCCGCATTCGGCGTTTCGCAGCGCCCCCTTCGCACCTGCCCCGCGCCCGATGATGAACATTACCGGCGTCAAAACCGATAACTTCTCCCCAACCCGTTCGGACGTGGGCGACCTGCACTACGGTCACGGCGAGGCGGGTACTCATGCGCCGGGCCAAAGCCAGCGGCGGATGCTGGAAGTGGAAATCGACGTGCTGGATAAAAACAACCGTCTGGCCGCCCGCAACCGCGCGCGCTTCGCCGCTAAAAACCAACTGGTGCTCAACCTCGTCTCCAGCCCCGGCTCCGGCAAAACCACCCTGTTAACCGAAACCCTACTGCGGCTGAAAGAGAAAACCGCCTGCGCGGTGATCGAAGGCGATCAGCAGACGGTGAACGATGCCGCGCGCATTCGCGCCACCGGTACCCCGGCGATTCAGGTCAACACCGGCAAGGGTTGCCACCTCGACGCGCAGATGATTGCCGACGCCGCCCCGCGCCTGCCGCTTGCCGACAACGGCATTCTGTTTATTGAAAACGTCGGCAACCTGGTGTGCCCGGCGGGCTTCGACCTCGGCGAGCGCCATAAGGTGGCGGTGCTGTCGGTGACCGAAGGCGAAGACAAACCGCTGAAGTACCCGCATATGTTTGCCGCCGCCAGCCTGATGCTGCTCAACAAGGTCGACCTGCTGCCCTATCTCAACTTTGACGTGGAAAAATGCCTGGCCTGCGCCCGCGAAGTGAACCCAAATATTGAAATCATTCTGCTCTCCGCCACCAGCGGCGAGGGCATGGGCCAGTGGCTTAACTGGCTGGAGACGCAGCAATGTGCATAG